The Carassius gibelio isolate Cgi1373 ecotype wild population from Czech Republic chromosome B5, carGib1.2-hapl.c, whole genome shotgun sequence genome segment ttgaataaaccTGTCAGCTTGCATTTGGGCAAATAAAGATACGTTTTGGAAGATTTTATTTTGCACTCttacatgaaaataatttatattgtagtgttctatattttatatatattcgcCAGTGTGTCACGTGATCATTAGTAAGTAGGTAACCCGTTTAATCCCAATTGTTTTCcagacatgaaaatatccagataatgtgttaataattatttattgtttttttttttttttggaaaagtgtgtaaaaattatgttttatggtTGGTCACCAAAAGATAAAGAGCTATTCATCTTTGTGCTATCTTAAGAGCTTAAAGTGCTGATTTATGGATATTTTCTTGGCCGTGTTGAATATGATGCTGGGGgattataataatacaaagtttAAAGCAGTTTGCAAAGTCTTGGTAATTTCACTttagtgttttctttttatagccTATGAAGTTTGCATATGGGAgaactcatttttatttcatttattacagCATAAGGGACAAAACAATGAACTCATAATACAATACAATCATGTTAGAAAGTTTTCCTATACCATGATTTTTACTGCACCATTTTATTTGCATGGATCCATTACTGGCACTCTGTTTGACTTCTCTATTCATATAATAATGTCATTTATTGGCCTTATTTAATTACACCTGTGTGTTTCTTATGTTTGTCAGTAGAGCTCAGTTCTCTATAATCTCAGAAAACCATTGCTCAAACATTCAAGAACCAGATTTCCACAGATACAGCTAAGCAGACTTTTAAAACTAAAGTATTTCAGCTGCTAAAACACGAAAGGATCATCTGAtggatatttacatttattcatttagcagatgcttttacccAAAGCAACTTAAATTTCAGGAATGCAATAAGTGATATTTAGTGTACTTAATGAAGAAATCTCATATTACTccctataaatatttattttggtaaTCTAATTGTGTTAAACCTCATATACTGTCAGGCTGTGACAGATAATTAACGTTTAGGTGTAATGAATAGAGAGAGTGACTTGCAGGTGTAAAAGCTCTGTGTTATAGATCTGTTCTGGTGTCTGTCTGTAGACTGTGGAGCTGGTTTTATAAAAACTGTTAAATGTCGCCATCGTGTGGAGAGACAAAGTATCGCACTTCATCATTTATAACGGACCCTTCAGCTCGACATCTGGACACAGTTCTCGCATTTCTCTCCTCAGTGGCACACACAGAAACTTCTAATTGTTTGTGAAGCAACCGTTGCCTTTGGCTTTATTTGacatttagattttaattaatataatgaatgtataaatatatctacacaaaattattattaatgcattcaaAGCTCAAATCTGATCTGGAATTTGTGCATATGATCAGAACTCCATGCACTACTTTTCATAGAAAACCATTGAAAACCTCTGCAGAAAACTGGGGTCCTGTCCCAAATCACATCCTAAACCCTCGCTGTGTTCCTCTGAGTCACACTTCATGTCTCCGAGTCCGAGAGCGTCTGAGTCACAGAAAGACGGTGATGTGATTTGGGACAGGACCTCAGtgaaccctgatcaaacacacctgaaccaactaATACAAGTCTTCTTCTTTTCAGTCAAGAGTTCACTGGTGTGAACActgcaaaacatattttcttctGCAGTATTTTCGTCTTGTTTTTCAggataaatatctaaaaaatctTGAATCAGGATGCATTTACTTGACAAGTTAAATTACCTAAGatattctgtcttgttttctgaaaaaagaaTAGTTATTGTGACCAGCAGGGGTTGATCAGAAGTGACCGAGCAGTCGTTTATTGGACCAGGATCATTCAGCAGACTTTGTGTTTAATTGTTGTGTATTCCATATACTATTACACGTGATATTTATCATGATGTTTGCGTGTCAAACTGACCCAATAATGGTCAAATCAAcaaaaatcaaacaataaaacagcAAATAATAACCACTACAAACAGAcaattgaaaattaaaatagatattcTTCCAAAACTGTaactttacaaaaacacatgacaaaaaaaaaacaaaaaaaaaaaacactgtattcagCTAACgaacattttattgttttctaaTTTTCTTTTAACATTCACAAATATATGAAACTATGTATATGCTAATTCTTTATATATTAACTCTGTGGCACATCCCTTGGAGTGACCTTGAAAACCTCTATTAATTGGTGATAATATTGGTTTACTTCCTAAaatattggaattttttttttttaccacagaacGTCTGAATTTGAATTGATTTCAGATCTGTGCAGGTACTACGCTTTACGCAATCTACTTTTCAAAGTTACCCCACGCTAACTCTCTTTGTGCAGAAGATGAGAGACTCAGAAACCATCTGTAGATGTGATCATGTGATCATGGAGGGCCTcgaccaatcaggatgcagcatCAGTCAAAGAAGCATTCtggtcttgtttttgttttagagtTTTAGAGTTAGTGCTCATTGTCAGATCCTTTAAGTGTTGTGTGTGACAATGATGGCATAGcaaatagtattatttttattatataaagtgATCTTGCtctgaataaaataatgatagAAACGATCTGTATACTAAGGCATCATTCCTGTTTTTGATTTCCTGTTTAGACATTTTTTCACTCTATTCCAGACCACCCACACAACACAGATGTGATGTAAATCATTTGGATGAACGATAAACCTCCGCACCAGAGACTGTGCTTCTCGAATCCGACAGAAACAGCCTCCATCCCTCGTCTGCTTTAATGAGTGCAGTAAATGCAGGGAAAAtgagttttgttctgttttcatcATGCACAACTCTTTACAAAATAAAGATATTTCAGTCAGGGAGCATTTCATTACATGCATCATGTGCAAAagctaaaaaatgtaaacatcttcATTTGTCTAAAAATATGCATAAACGTAATCAGAATAAGGTCTTTTAGAAGTAGTACGTTCAACAATGGTCTGCGGTCACTGAACTATTGGAGAGTTCAGAAAACGCTGGTCTGAGAATTGTTAATAAGTTAAGCACACGGTGCAATCCAAGCCAGCATCGGAGGCAGTCGTAGATCTCAGACGAAGGGGTTAACTGCAGTCGCCTGTCTCCTGATCACTTGCCAAATCAGCTCTATACGAGTGTGTTAAGTCTGAAAGCCACATGAAAGAGAACAGACTGCTGCAATCTATCAGCTACTGAAGGCTGGAGGAGTATAGAGTCGAAGTGTTGCGTGTTTAGCCTTGAGCAGGGGTGGAGGTGTGCACATCACATGCTTTTATAGACATGAGTGTATTCTGTGATGAGCTACATGTGGATGAGTCAACTATCTCTGTGAACGCCTGTGAGTCATCTGAGGCAACATGTTGGTTATTGAGtgcaaagtgtgtgtttgtgtggcagCGATCAACCTTTCCCACATCTGGGTGCGGTAGAAACATCAACATCACTATCATTAAAGGGTTCGTCACTCACCCCCTGCGTGTCCTTCCACAACTGTGtggctttcttcttctgtggaacatattaGAAGTTTTTGAGAagtgtctttttgtttttgtccatGCGGTGGAAGTCAGTGGGCACCAAACCATGACTGAATTATCTGATTACCAGCCTGCACATGAGAagagcagtggtgtcaaaagtactggcattcattactcaagtagaagtatagatactagggtttaaaaagacttttgtagaagttgaagtatcaactcaagctttttactcaagtaaaagtgtaaaagtactggtttaaaaaactacttaaagtataaaagtaaaagtaatgtaaggggaaaaaaatgccattaagaacaaaagcttttaAACATAATTCTGCATTTCACACGACTCTCTGAAGCTGTTCAGTTgttgaaaggtgtgtgtgtgtgtacgtgtgtgtgtgtgtgtttgtttttgtgagtgtgggtgtgtgagtgtgtgtgtgtgtgtgtgtgtgtgtgtgctgaacacAGGGTATAACTCTAACTGCTTGCATGACAGTGAGGAAGAGTGTTTTATATAATACACATTTGTTTAAAGATCTAACAGTTATTATATAAACTTTTAAActacaaaaaacatttacaatttggattttaaaataacatttttaattgtgtttagAAAAATATGTATACAGAATTTAGTCAATTTCAAACCTATGAATTATctattttatgtattatgtatagtTTAGAGAGTATAAAATAGGGCTATTTTCCCACTCAAAACGGAGTATAGTGACGTCACGTGGGTCTGTGAGAGTGAAGGTGCTGCTGGTCACCAGTAGATGGCGCTGTGATATCGTCCATCAGCTGCAGCTCGAGCACAGAGATCCTTCTTCCAAAATGTTCTAGATGTATACAGCTTGAAAACAAGTCTGTATACATCTTTTTAACAAATGACCATTTTAACAAATGAATGCAACGTCTAATATTTTTCACGGCAACAGAAAGAATGATTTTTGCAATCAAACCATAATCAGTCTACATCCGAGTCACGGGTTCAGTCCGGGATTATAGACTGGTCCTTGTTTAATAGTCCACATTCTTCTGAAAATATAGAATTACAACTTTAGTTAAtccatttattatattatcacttggttttattttttattttattttccaaattatggttgaattatttgtattattatgtatttcattgttaaaaaacaaaacaacaaaatatatcttTTAGGATATCTGGGTGTAAATTTCATAATTTGATCACAGCAATTCTATATGTATTTCTATATACTGTAATAGtaaatttgactttatttctcctgtggaacacaaatatAGTTATCCTGAAGAACACGGGTCTCCAAACACAGTTCGATTAATCTGACCTTCATTGTATGGACAGAAAAAAGCCCTTCGACATGTTTCGTGTTCCAAAGAAAACAGACATGCATGGTATGGTCGAACAAATTTAGCATTTCGCTTGAACTATATCCCTTTTAGATTTTCTccagtttacatttaaatgacaCCAACCTTTCATGAACAATTGACCATATCTAACATTCATGTATTCTAAACGTCTTTTACAGTATCTTATAGTTTTTACATCAAACACTGGAAGGCTGTCTTCACGTCTTCGACAGATGTCGACTCTTATTTATCTTCAAATCCACCTTTATTTGTAATAGTATTATAGTTTTCTCAGTCTTTCGTGTCGCTCAGTGAACAGACACAACAGTCTCCTTCACATAGACCAGATTAGATAATAATACATTAACCTTTTTTTAAGTGAACAGTGGCGAGAGCATGTTTCGTGTGTTTGATTGCATGCACGAGAGTCACACTTTGCTCTCTGACGTGTACTTTGCCCCGTGACCGCTGGGTGGCGACAGCTCTGACTCTGTCTACAGCAGAACTCAGACGTGTAATAAACACGCCTGTGATAACGAAGGCGCCAGGTGAGCAATAGAAGGAGCGATTGCGATAGTTTACGTGGTGTTTACCACTGTTCTTCAGCGCCAGTGCCATTACTTATTAACCCTACTTTATACAAATAAAGATACAGTGTTGATAAACCCTGACTCGAGGCTCCACAGAGTGGACAGTCAAGTTATTTTACATTCTTCCAGGTTCATATCGGTCCACATAAACACGCACGACGGGTCTGGTACAGCTCGAGATGTGCTAATGCTTTCACTTTCCCTCCTTTATGCTCGAAAACATCCATGAACGAACAGTATAGTTTGCCACATCTGTCTgaactaaatgtttttattaggAATACAAGAGAAtcactttgtttttattattacttaatttGGTCTGTGCGCAGTGTGATGGTGTAGTTCGAAAACTCAGTTGATGAGTTATAGTTGATGTCTATTTCAGCTGGCTATcatgttttaagatttttttttaaataattattcttttattattatacagAATATATAGAGTCCAAACACATTGAAAACACTGTGGCAAATCTGTATTTAAATCTATTCTAAAGAAGCGTGAACTCAATGAACTTGGAAAATTTAACTGTTTCTAAACTTGTACACATTGACTATATATCATTTGTTTTTTTGATGTcatgtatgtttttaaattgtatgtaAATGCTGTTGTCTTGGCCAGGTCActcttgaaaaatatatttttaatctcaatgagttttttatctggttaaataaaggttaaataaaaataaaaataatttcctttATACGCTTTTCTGCggtttctaaaataatttttggGGCAGTTTAGACTCATAGGTCACAAAAACTTAATTTGAACACACGCTCGGACTAAAGCATTTGAAGTTGCTGTGAAATAAAAGTGTGATTACTTTCAAGCCATTGATGCATTGTGTTATCGCCTTTAATTAGTTTGAACCCAAGCACTTAAACACACAACAGTTAATCAAAACGATGGCACATTATTTCTGTCTGTAGAGAAACTAGCTCTGTGCTGTTACAGGTGGAATCCAGGCGCAGATGAGAATTAACAAGGACAATGCTCACATACTATACACATATCAACAATAAATTAAGTTAAGCTCcctcaaacaaacacaaacaaacaaacaaagaatttCAGTTCTATTTACAAgcaatattcatatgaaataattacataaatatgtaatatatatatcgttatttacatttgtatttattatagcCATATGATCCCTTTTCCCGTTTCATCCCGAAGCTGCATTTCAGAGTAATTTAGTACCGCGTCTCGATTAATCAGTGGTCTGTGGATTCATTGACTTTGGAAAAAGAATAAAATGACTAGACTGCCTTCCTCATTTCCACACAAAAATGAATcgaacatatatgtgtgtgtgtgtgtgtgtgtgtgtgtgtgtgtgtgtgtgtgtgtgtgtgtatctgtgtgtaaaGATTGAACTCCTTAACATTGCAAAATATTCTTAAAACTGTAGTGAAGATTGCGTTCTTGGTGAATTTGCGTTTTGAACAGTACAGAcggaagcattaaaaaaaaaaaaaaaaaaaaaaaaaaaaaaaacagcagtcttGATCAAGTCTAATCTTTGACATGCAGTATGCCTGCGgtaacttatttaatttattaatatgtttgCAAACACATCCGATAAAGAGATATCAAACAAAGCAGGAACCGATTCAGAGTGCATCTTAAATGAAATCACCGTCACCCTGAACTTTTAACATAACGAGGAGCAGCAGCTTCATTCAGTCTCTGTCAGACTGGTCACTGTTCAATACTTCTCTGGCATTCATATGGGGGGGCAAAGTTactgttttaatttaacaaaagaaCAACATACATTTACgtgtttatttgttttagcaAAGTGCATTTAAAGTCTAATCGTGTTCTCCGAGGCCGGTCCGTGGTGCACGGCTCGCTCTCTCGTCGGTGGGGTCTACGGGGACACACTGCGCGCTCTGTCCGGTTTGGACTCGAGTCCGCTGACCAGGCGCTGGATGCTCTGGAGCTCGCTGCTCGAATCTTTCTCGGTGCACGGTTTCGGCGACACTGACACCGAGCCAGACTCCGAGTCCAGACTCCCCGTCCCCCCGTCTCCCTTCAGATCCATGGCACTGCTCGCCACCGGCGGGACGGCTGTCGTGAGCAAAGTGCAGTCGGGGACATTCGGTAAAGAGTAAGGGCTGTACCGTAACCGGGGCCGCACCGCGTTCAGAAACGGATGACGATGAACGGATGAAGAAGCGGCGGCGGCGGCCATGTACGTGTAGGGATACGGGAAGAGACCTCCGAAGGGAGACATGGCCAGACCCTACAGACACAGACACATCATCAACAACTGAAACAACTGAAACATTTGGCTCTGTAAAGTATGACTTAAGGGAATAGCCTACATTAAAGCTGTATTCTTCATCAAAACCAGAGGtcacaattaataatttatgGCATAATTGTCATTAAAAGAAAATCAGAATATGCAACTTTATTAAATCCTGCTATTTCGTTTCCTTGTACCTAATTTATATTTACACCTTGTCCATTGAAGCAAAAACACACACGACATgcataaatagttttaaatatgaTAACGTGCAAGTCACCTGAAAGATCCATCAAGATTAACCCACAAACACTTTTAGCTTGATTCGATCATTACAAACTTgactttgatttgatttaaaaaatgttttactctctctctctctgtagtatTTAGACATataaagagttcagatgcaaaagcctgtTAATTGCAGTTTGACTTTTCTTCTAAAATGAACGTTTTTTCTCAGGCTCCTAGTGTAGATTTCATTACGAATAGGTTCTTGTCATTGCTATTAAAGcgaaataactgaacattaacagatgctcattttagaagaaaattatattatatataaaaaattctgcTTGGTAGAAATCGTCATTAACAGCTTTCTCTCACTTTTTTTCCAGATTAATTGCGACATATTACTGTCTGCGCACATCCGTCAGGAACAGTTTTATTGCTAATCTCCAGCAACAGTTGTCAGTTGTTCTATATTTGCTGACAATTTATGGACTGCGCAACAAAGACcattaaacactgcaagatttGCCACACCTCATTTTCCCCCCTGAAGTCTCAAATGTAACTACAAAAAGCACTAAAATACTTTTGATTGTTCATGCACGAGCTACAGGTCAGGACTAAAGAAGCATCTGTGATCTTACCTGCGACGCCAGAACATGTTGCTGAAGGTGGAAGGGCAGCGGTGTTCCCGTCAGGCTTTGCGAGGGTGATGTCATGCTGCTCGTGTCCAGTGAGCTGACCCCTCCGGAGGAAACAGCTGCCAGTAAAGGGCCCATCCCTGCGGCCATGTTTGAGAACGCGCCTCCCATACTGAACTGACCAGGGTGCAGGAGAAACGGATGGGCACCACCCAAGTGACTGAAAAACTGCTGCCCGGCCAAACCCGGCGGAAATCCCAAATTGTGCAAGTGGTTTTGATTTAAGTGCGCAGCGCCATCTGTTTGCACAGTCAATGGCATGTAATTTTCTTTGCTCAGTGTCCGGCAGTCGTCTGTTTTGGCGTGATCCGGGCTCTTGAGCTCCTCACCGGACCGAGTGGTGCTAGAGATGAGCGTGATGGGACTCTGCCGAGAGTCCCGGATCTTCTCGGTTCTCCGCGGGACAGAGTCACTCTCCCCAAGCAGACTTTTGCTTAAACTCGCATCGTGATCCTTGGGGTCCTCGGTCGTGGTGGAGATTTTGCTCGAGTCTGGTCCCTCTTTCACGTTTCCATCTTTGTCTTCGTCGTCGCTATCTTCATCACTGTCGCAAAAATCTGCAAGAGTGCGAAAGACTATTTAATCGAGAGAAtccaatttatatttgtataaatacagACCGCAAGACAGCACATGCATGTCGTTTATAATCAGTAAAAGCACAGTCAGAGGCAATGCAAAATGCACGTGAAATAAATACTAATTTTGTGCCCTCATAGTAACATGCATGGGAGATTTGGGGATTTAATGTGTGGCAACTTGATTCGtcttgacattctaatttacgccaaaaaaaatatgtgctgctCTCTAATTAGCAGTCGTTCACAAAAGGATTTGCATTCGTGTCCAGGGAAATAATTGGGCGATTCTGTAAGAGAAAGCTAGATTATGATCTGAAAGTAAATGTTTGTCAAATGCACACACGGTTTATCAGATTCTCGTACCTTTTGAGTTATTCTGGCCAACAGTTGAGACCACAGGAGACGAAGCCTGGCGAAAGCATTTGAAGGACTGTTCGCCTGAGGAATCATCAGATGTCCCGTTCTCTTTCTTCTGCTGCTCCTCATACGAACGCATCGATTGCAGAgccagctgttttctgtgtgaaataAAAGTCGAAGACGGAAAACTGAGAAACGATTTCAGAGTAAACCACCTTCGCGTTGCATTAGAGTTGTTCTTGAGTTTTTAGTTCATCTTTCTTCTTTAAGATTAAAATGAACCGATCTTTCTGCAATAATAACTAACAGTGTCCTGAACTTGAGGACGTGAAGGAATGCTATTGTAGTAGCTACAGGGTGAAATGAGCAGTTCGTTCAGTCCtaccttttttcacgtctcccatTTCCAGTGTCACGAAATCCTTTTGCAAAAGGATTGTGATCAATTTTCAGTTGTGTTATCTGAAATATAATAACATGGAAACAAAATAACATGAATAAAGATAACTGCAAGGTTTTTCAGTTGTGTTATTAACCAACTGATGCTTTATTATTTGCAGCTTATTGAAACATATTCGAAATGCACTACAGCTGTATGAGTCACTTCGATTACTTTAGGATTTTATAGTTTAAAGGGCTGGCCTATATGCTTGTTCTGCATTAAAAACCCATATTACGCCTGCAGTGACTTGTCTCAAACTTTGGTATTTGTAGGAAACACGGGGGCATTTCCAGCTCATAAATATTGAGAACGTTTTTATTATCTACAACCTCTCAACATGAATTCTGTCTCCCCACCCTGACACCCCGACACCCCATATGCATTTAGTGCATTAACAGTATTTTCCAGGGTTACGTTATATTTCAGCATTTTACtaataaatgaacacacacatgcacgcgcacacacataaTTTTTGaatctctttttctcttcttcaGTCCCTCCCACTTTGGCTAGTCCTCCAGTCCTTCCTCCCTCCCTCTTCtcattcttacacacacacacacacgcacacacacacacacacacacacacacacacacaggtttacgTGAACAAACTGTTGAAGATCTTCTGATTTTTTTGACtcgtataaataaataatgcatgaaatGTAACCCGTGAGTCAAACAGGAGAAAGTAAAAGAATGATGCATGTTTGTTTTCTGTAGTATTAGGCTTTGCTATATGATGTAGGCCTCACAGTGACACAGCTAATATTGTGGAAATgcactgcataataataatatgttctaGACAAAAGTACTGA includes the following:
- the LOC127958307 gene encoding T-box transcription factor TBX3-like isoform X1; this encodes MSFPMRDPVIQGSSMAYHPFLPHRGPEFAMSAMLGHQPPFFPALGLPPSGSLSLPGALGKPIMEQLMGAAETGLHFSSLGHHTAHLRPLKTLEPEEEVEDDPKVHLEAKELWELFHKRGTEMVITKSGRRMFPPFKVRCTGLDKKAKYILLMDIVAADDCRYKFHNSRWMVAGKADPEMPKRMYIHPDSPATGEQWMSKVVNFHKLKLTNNISDKHGFVSTILNSMHKYQPRFHIVRANDILKLPYSTFRTYVFPETDFIAVTAYQNDKITQLKIDHNPFAKGFRDTGNGRREKRKQLALQSMRSYEEQQKKENGTSDDSSGEQSFKCFRQASSPVVSTVGQNNSKDFCDSDEDSDDEDKDGNVKEGPDSSKISTTTEDPKDHDASLSKSLLGESDSVPRRTEKIRDSRQSPITLISSTTRSGEELKSPDHAKTDDCRTLSKENYMPLTVQTDGAAHLNQNHLHNLGFPPGLAGQQFFSHLGGAHPFLLHPGQFSMGGAFSNMAAGMGPLLAAVSSGGVSSLDTSSMTSPSQSLTGTPLPFHLQQHVLASQGLAMSPFGGLFPYPYTYMAAAAASSSVHRHPFLNAVRPRLRYSPYSLPNVPDCTLLTTAVPPVASSAMDLKGDGGTGSLDSESGSVSVSPKPCTEKDSSSELQSIQRLVSGLESKPDRARSVSP
- the LOC127958307 gene encoding T-box transcription factor TBX3-like isoform X2, producing MSFPMRDPVIQGSSMAYHPFLPHRGPEFAMSAMLGHQPPFFPALGLPPSGSLSLPGALGKPIMEQLMGAAETGLHFSSLGHHTAHLRPLKTLEPEEEVEDDPKVHLEAKELWELFHKRGTEMVITKSGRRMFPPFKVRCTGLDKKAKYILLMDIVAADDCRYKFHNSRWMVAGKADPEMPKRMYIHPDSPATGEQWMSKVVNFHKLKLTNNISDKHGFTILNSMHKYQPRFHIVRANDILKLPYSTFRTYVFPETDFIAVTAYQNDKITQLKIDHNPFAKGFRDTGNGRREKRKQLALQSMRSYEEQQKKENGTSDDSSGEQSFKCFRQASSPVVSTVGQNNSKDFCDSDEDSDDEDKDGNVKEGPDSSKISTTTEDPKDHDASLSKSLLGESDSVPRRTEKIRDSRQSPITLISSTTRSGEELKSPDHAKTDDCRTLSKENYMPLTVQTDGAAHLNQNHLHNLGFPPGLAGQQFFSHLGGAHPFLLHPGQFSMGGAFSNMAAGMGPLLAAVSSGGVSSLDTSSMTSPSQSLTGTPLPFHLQQHVLASQGLAMSPFGGLFPYPYTYMAAAAASSSVHRHPFLNAVRPRLRYSPYSLPNVPDCTLLTTAVPPVASSAMDLKGDGGTGSLDSESGSVSVSPKPCTEKDSSSELQSIQRLVSGLESKPDRARSVSP